From one Pseudomonas sp. S35 genomic stretch:
- a CDS encoding fimbrial protein, whose translation MIKNLSLAALAAFINVPAFAADTVNINVRGTMTRPPCTLTSATALTANFNSVRTDEISSAPVVSVPVKMTCPSGSSLNMSFTSTNGTISATVAKTNVTNLGVALLYASDSSAANMEGVKKAFTGLNGSVDLSLNAKLVSTGTVAVGSYSSALVLTIDYL comes from the coding sequence ATGATCAAGAATTTATCGCTGGCAGCGCTGGCAGCCTTCATCAACGTCCCAGCCTTTGCGGCCGACACCGTCAATATCAACGTCCGCGGGACGATGACCCGTCCTCCCTGCACGCTGACATCTGCGACAGCCTTGACGGCAAACTTCAACAGCGTTCGTACCGACGAGATCAGTAGCGCGCCGGTAGTTTCAGTCCCGGTGAAGATGACCTGTCCTTCAGGCTCGTCACTCAACATGAGTTTTACCTCGACCAACGGTACGATCTCCGCCACGGTCGCTAAAACGAACGTTACCAATTTGGGTGTTGCACTGCTATATGCGTCGGATTCAAGCGCCGCCAATATGGAGGGGGTCAAAAAGGCCTTTACCGGCTTGAACGGCAGCGTCGACCTGAGTTTGAACGCAAAATTGGTTTCAACGGGTACTGTCGCGGTGGGCAGTTATTCTTCTGCTTTGGTCCTGACCATCGACTACCTGTGA
- a CDS encoding fimbrial protein, translated as MLHLAATPALAASSMDYKLQIDGQLVKPPCTPQFPATMPINLGQVSRSDLSASRSATTEVHLSFECAPGSRVILKLLPGSGQLAPQILSTSLPQLGLQILVSGIYLNLGNVSPSLDTALSMLADGTSIGLILRVKPVLLGAALPSTGAFTATLLMEMSYQ; from the coding sequence ATGCTTCACCTGGCCGCGACGCCGGCGTTGGCCGCAAGCTCCATGGACTACAAATTACAAATCGACGGCCAGCTGGTCAAACCGCCGTGCACGCCACAATTCCCAGCCACCATGCCGATAAATCTCGGGCAGGTATCGCGCAGTGATCTCAGCGCAAGTCGCAGTGCTACCACCGAGGTGCATCTGAGCTTTGAGTGCGCCCCAGGCAGTCGCGTGATACTTAAACTATTGCCGGGAAGTGGCCAACTAGCCCCGCAGATACTGAGCACTAGCTTGCCGCAATTAGGTCTCCAGATTCTCGTGAGTGGTATTTACTTAAACCTGGGCAACGTTTCGCCGAGCCTTGACACGGCATTGAGCATGCTCGCGGACGGGACTTCAATAGGCTTGATTCTTCGGGTAAAACCAGTTTTGTTGGGGGCCGCGTTGCCCTCCACCGGCGCGTTCACCGCAACCTTATTGATGGAAATGAGTTATCAGTGA
- a CDS encoding response regulator: MRKIKVVIADDHPIVLVGVRELMSRDPRFKVVAEATSPTQLIAELTAHAPDVVLTDFNMPGDANYGDGLKLISYLVRQFPKTQIVVLTMISSSLILSRLHQLGVVAVLQKSQLQDEIQHALDALTAYRQRQNAEGAASLASASIGDVDERLSSLSPKELEVLRLFMAGSSVGSIALQLKRSAKTVSAQKVAAMRKLKVTSDLDLVSYCITAGQFI, from the coding sequence ATGCGTAAAATAAAAGTTGTAATAGCCGATGATCACCCAATCGTGTTGGTTGGCGTCCGGGAATTGATGTCCAGAGACCCGCGCTTCAAAGTCGTGGCCGAGGCCACCAGTCCAACGCAGTTGATCGCTGAACTGACCGCTCATGCACCCGACGTAGTTCTGACCGATTTTAACATGCCAGGTGATGCGAACTATGGTGATGGGCTCAAGCTCATCAGTTATCTTGTCAGGCAGTTTCCGAAGACGCAGATAGTGGTGCTGACGATGATATCCAGCAGCCTGATTCTTTCCAGGCTTCATCAGCTGGGTGTCGTTGCCGTCTTGCAAAAGAGCCAACTTCAAGATGAGATCCAGCATGCGTTGGATGCGCTGACCGCGTACCGTCAGCGCCAGAACGCCGAGGGCGCAGCCAGTTTGGCGTCTGCCAGCATCGGCGATGTCGACGAGCGCTTATCCAGTCTGTCACCCAAAGAGCTTGAGGTGTTGCGCTTATTCATGGCGGGAAGCAGTGTTGGCAGCATTGCGCTTCAACTAAAGAGAAGCGCCAAGACTGTAAGCGCACAGAAAGTGGCGGCCATGCGCAAATTGAAAGTGACGAGTGATCTGGACTTGGTGTCGTATTGCATCACGGCCGGTCAGTTTATATGA
- a CDS encoding hybrid sensor histidine kinase/response regulator, which yields MIPENAGLGALAMSFQRLNKLLLLVVGIALLLLGMCFWAGDRVLEEERDKVRSHFERLIESIHEHEIFLRNAAIAYSQTNKNITSDIRPMSTIELIRHGDELLYQVRGLALSLPFTLAQRVHYSSAQMQGAFSLGVQLTDYYTAYWSGSYYGAPQLFMFSPTPQFNIAIPGIGSTPRQPRLGMGNFFRVSGRLYDSLHNRLDTLSDNRVRWMRAPLDLFPEYKTIVAYSGVAFPGSVMPSGKDEGLSFLAALLNVEVLNDADHQLISSINSSLTLISPEGETLLGTDTSYAQVPDGFSFDSYGLRFKLLSAGNEAWIGLYTISYSKFFRYAKWSLLTATGVFSVVLLLGWWINRLYRLRVVEPAQRASRRLSESNAFNRVMVDNAPVGLCVLRRSDGEVLLENQRAQQWLITPQLVSFLNRDYNDAQPGEVQIEIDGRYLLASVVSTRYQDEDVLLCGVNDVTRHVDDTNLMEQAKHSADAASEAKTLFLATMSHEIRTPLYGVLGNLELLELTDLKSDQREYLQTIHRSSAALLQLISDVLDVSKIESGQMAVESVVFCPLDIFEDAVRSYTASALNKGLQIYGIADSSLPPWMQGDPGRIRQIINNLLSNAIKFTDSGHVVLRVKVSDQEGGHASLQWQVSDTGVGISHKKMPDLFKPFSQLGESQSPGGAGLGLSICMRLSQLMSATLRVVSEPGLGSSFSLNIRLPEATGDVAENREIDLQGITVFVRAPIKEMEQSLADWLSRWGARASPLPPSFNGNPGEVLLDMIPGAAGRDDWRGERVIASHSGTLEPEHDGIGWMVNAYDMQGIASALERACHNPTFRFIPRRVEELTHVGLRVLVAEDNPINRGVLAEQLQALGAQVTIAETGEKALVAWAPKLFDLVITDLNMPVMDGYELARKLRLRDLDIPIVAVTANALREEGERCLAIGMNAWLVKPLNLKILRETLARYCPPATSVTRRQPHSSMVLGDLDGWIKLSVPMQQLLVDTLQVDLDSAQIALDKKDTSALVSLLHRLNGSFASVRAKALSAACNDWEVTLSTEELNVTSARAVHRLLERLYSVLLALRGALSQE from the coding sequence ATGATCCCGGAAAATGCGGGCCTTGGTGCTCTGGCGATGAGTTTTCAACGCCTGAATAAACTTCTTTTGCTCGTAGTGGGGATTGCGTTATTGCTATTGGGCATGTGCTTCTGGGCAGGTGATAGGGTTCTGGAGGAGGAACGGGACAAGGTCCGGTCGCACTTTGAGCGATTGATCGAAAGCATTCATGAGCATGAGATTTTCCTGCGAAACGCGGCAATTGCTTACAGCCAGACGAACAAGAACATCACGTCTGATATACGACCCATGTCGACGATAGAATTAATACGCCATGGTGACGAACTGCTGTATCAGGTCCGAGGGTTGGCGTTGTCGCTGCCCTTTACATTGGCACAACGGGTGCACTATTCATCGGCGCAGATGCAAGGTGCATTCTCGTTGGGCGTGCAACTGACCGATTACTACACCGCCTACTGGTCGGGGTCGTATTACGGTGCCCCTCAGTTGTTTATGTTTTCACCGACTCCGCAGTTCAACATCGCGATACCCGGTATCGGCAGCACGCCAAGGCAACCCCGGCTCGGCATGGGAAATTTCTTCCGCGTCAGCGGACGCCTTTACGACAGCCTGCACAACAGGCTTGACACACTGAGTGACAATCGAGTGCGCTGGATGCGTGCCCCCCTGGATTTGTTTCCCGAGTATAAGACGATTGTCGCGTACAGCGGAGTGGCCTTCCCAGGCTCCGTTATGCCCTCAGGAAAGGATGAAGGGCTTTCATTTCTGGCCGCGTTGCTTAATGTGGAAGTGCTCAATGACGCAGATCATCAACTGATCAGCTCGATCAACAGTAGCCTCACATTAATTTCCCCGGAGGGAGAAACCTTGCTTGGGACTGACACGTCCTATGCGCAAGTCCCCGACGGATTCAGTTTTGATAGTTATGGCCTGCGATTTAAGTTGTTGTCAGCGGGAAACGAGGCTTGGATCGGGCTCTATACCATCAGCTACAGTAAATTTTTTCGTTATGCCAAGTGGTCTTTGCTGACGGCTACCGGAGTATTCAGCGTCGTTTTGTTATTGGGCTGGTGGATCAATCGCCTCTACCGTTTGAGGGTCGTCGAACCTGCGCAGCGCGCCAGCCGCCGCTTGAGCGAGAGTAATGCCTTCAACCGTGTAATGGTGGACAATGCCCCGGTCGGGTTATGCGTCTTGCGGCGCAGTGATGGTGAAGTACTGTTAGAGAATCAGCGGGCTCAACAATGGCTGATCACGCCTCAGTTGGTTAGCTTTCTCAATCGTGATTACAACGACGCGCAGCCCGGTGAAGTGCAAATCGAAATCGACGGGCGTTACCTGTTGGCCAGCGTCGTATCTACGCGCTATCAGGATGAAGACGTGCTGTTGTGCGGTGTCAACGACGTCACACGCCATGTCGATGATACCAATCTGATGGAGCAGGCTAAGCACTCGGCTGACGCGGCCAGTGAAGCCAAGACTCTATTCCTGGCAACCATGAGCCATGAAATTCGCACGCCCTTGTATGGCGTGCTGGGCAATCTGGAACTGCTCGAGCTGACCGACTTGAAGTCCGATCAACGCGAGTACTTGCAAACGATCCATCGATCTTCCGCCGCGTTGCTGCAGTTAATCAGCGACGTGCTGGATGTCTCTAAGATCGAATCCGGGCAGATGGCCGTTGAGTCAGTGGTGTTCTGTCCGTTGGATATCTTTGAAGACGCCGTACGTAGTTATACCGCTTCTGCACTTAACAAAGGCCTTCAAATATACGGCATCGCGGATTCCAGTCTTCCGCCGTGGATGCAAGGTGACCCTGGACGCATCCGGCAAATCATTAACAACCTGCTGAGCAACGCGATTAAGTTCACCGATTCTGGCCACGTTGTTTTGCGGGTTAAAGTCAGCGATCAGGAGGGTGGGCACGCATCGTTGCAATGGCAGGTCTCGGACACGGGTGTCGGGATCAGTCATAAAAAAATGCCCGATCTATTCAAACCGTTTTCGCAGTTGGGGGAATCTCAAAGCCCAGGCGGGGCAGGGTTGGGTCTATCGATTTGCATGCGCTTGAGTCAATTGATGTCGGCTACCCTCAGGGTAGTCAGTGAGCCTGGTCTTGGCAGCAGCTTTTCCTTGAACATACGGTTACCGGAAGCGACAGGTGATGTGGCTGAAAACCGTGAGATCGACCTCCAGGGGATTACCGTATTTGTTCGGGCGCCGATCAAGGAAATGGAGCAGTCGCTGGCCGATTGGCTCAGCCGTTGGGGGGCGAGAGCATCGCCGTTGCCGCCGTCGTTCAACGGTAATCCCGGGGAAGTATTGCTGGACATGATACCGGGCGCGGCAGGCCGGGACGATTGGCGCGGTGAGCGTGTGATTGCCAGCCATTCGGGTACACTCGAGCCCGAACATGACGGCATTGGATGGATGGTAAATGCTTACGATATGCAAGGTATTGCCAGCGCGCTGGAACGTGCATGCCACAATCCCACCTTCCGCTTCATACCCCGGCGGGTTGAAGAACTGACCCACGTCGGACTGCGGGTTCTTGTCGCTGAGGACAACCCTATCAACAGAGGCGTCCTGGCCGAGCAACTGCAAGCGCTCGGCGCCCAGGTAACAATCGCGGAGACGGGAGAGAAGGCACTTGTGGCGTGGGCGCCGAAGCTATTCGATCTGGTGATCACTGACTTGAACATGCCGGTGATGGATGGCTATGAACTGGCTCGAAAGTTACGCTTGCGCGACCTCGATATCCCCATCGTAGCGGTGACGGCCAATGCGTTGAGAGAGGAAGGGGAGCGCTGTCTTGCGATAGGTATGAATGCCTGGCTCGTCAAGCCGTTGAACCTGAAAATCCTGCGCGAGACGCTCGCCCGGTACTGCCCGCCCGCCACATCGGTCACGCGACGTCAACCACATAGCTCTATGGTGCTCGGTGACCTGGACGGCTGGATAAAATTATCGGTACCTATGCAGCAGTTGCTGGTCGACACGTTGCAGGTCGATCTGGACAGCGCACAAATAGCGCTGGATAAAAAAGATACATCCGCCTTGGTGAGCCTACTGCATCGCCTCAATGGTTCGTTCGCTTCAGTGCGTGCCAAGGCGCTATCCGCCGCCTGTAACGATTGGGAAGTCACACTGTCGACTGAGGAATTGAATGTCACCTCGGCTCGTGCAGTCCATCGCTTGTTGGAGAGACTGTATTCGGTCCTGCTCGCGTTACGCGGTGCTCTTAGTCAAGAATGA
- a CDS encoding EAL domain-containing response regulator codes for MKVYNVMIVEDHPFQQEYLYHAFSEVGGLSVNTAWGGVEALRFLQQKDYDLVVSDLFMPDMDGVQLIQEIAVLPKRPALALMSTASRRILISAGLAAESSGLTVMGLFSKPVELTAVMQLRDRLDKFHSAAPPADRVVQKSRQLLVRAMKSGQIQAWFQPKKSLRTGRICGAEALVRWRHPTLGLLAPVDFLDAINQFDLQEQLLWRMLEDGLAAQSLWRRHGYDVPISVNLPTHLLDSHDFTDRLLKKVVGAQAEPRLIIFELMESSTTDDPSNFYAGACRLRMMGFGLAQDDFAKGYSSYFNLISTPFNEIKIDRALVHGCVENESHATALQSVVDLCHKLGLVVTAEGVETPAELAFLRNIRCDQVQGYVISGAVASVDFIKMLEADGIGPIFT; via the coding sequence TTGAAGGTCTATAACGTAATGATCGTCGAAGATCACCCTTTCCAGCAGGAGTATCTTTACCATGCCTTTTCCGAAGTGGGCGGGTTGAGCGTCAACACAGCATGGGGTGGTGTGGAGGCGCTTCGCTTCTTGCAACAGAAGGATTATGACTTGGTGGTCAGCGACCTGTTCATGCCCGATATGGATGGTGTCCAACTGATTCAGGAAATCGCTGTACTTCCAAAGAGACCGGCACTGGCATTAATGAGTACCGCGTCGCGGCGCATTTTGATCAGCGCCGGGTTGGCCGCAGAAAGTTCAGGCCTCACGGTGATGGGGCTGTTCTCCAAACCGGTGGAGTTGACGGCAGTCATGCAGCTGCGTGATCGTCTGGATAAATTTCACAGCGCGGCGCCTCCTGCGGATCGGGTAGTTCAGAAAAGTCGGCAGTTGTTAGTGCGGGCCATGAAGAGCGGTCAGATACAAGCCTGGTTTCAGCCGAAGAAATCACTGCGCACCGGTCGAATATGTGGCGCCGAGGCTCTTGTCCGTTGGCGGCACCCTACGCTCGGGTTGCTGGCGCCTGTGGACTTTCTGGATGCGATCAACCAATTCGACTTACAGGAACAACTGCTGTGGCGGATGCTCGAAGACGGTCTTGCAGCGCAATCGCTCTGGCGTCGGCACGGTTATGACGTGCCCATTTCAGTCAATTTGCCGACTCATTTACTGGACAGCCATGACTTCACCGACCGGCTGTTGAAGAAGGTGGTCGGGGCTCAAGCCGAGCCTCGCTTGATTATCTTCGAACTCATGGAAAGCTCGACGACCGATGACCCGAGTAATTTTTACGCCGGCGCTTGCCGCCTTCGCATGATGGGTTTTGGCCTGGCTCAGGATGACTTCGCCAAAGGTTATAGCTCTTATTTCAATTTGATCTCGACCCCGTTCAACGAAATAAAAATAGATCGCGCTCTGGTCCACGGCTGTGTCGAAAATGAAAGTCATGCCACTGCCCTGCAGAGTGTGGTCGATTTATGCCACAAGCTTGGATTGGTCGTCACTGCCGAGGGGGTCGAGACTCCCGCCGAGTTAGCATTTCTGCGCAACATCCGTTGTGATCAGGTGCAGGGGTATGTGATCAGTGGGGCGGTCGCGAGCGTGGACTTTATAAAGATGCTTGAGGCTGATGGCATAGGGCCAATATTTACCTGA
- a CDS encoding ATP-binding protein codes for MKLSQFIRPLDPSFSTPKAARMLLHMFALALVLGTYAGGYSYLRASLDEGISSRRSNMNDAISDAQNFFIARQTLIKSVGLAAVRNNTQPLANANEVPGEETHIILGEQGGDTWSLWLTYRLMSYLRTEKVNLLYVSTSAPAKVIRLFDAYDIAEQPAVLSRNVLNSLASSEKSQDVWVTDQQNPDAGLYVFSRLDERDPASGWLGLEVGKQDLLKALRREDAGDFLLLDANNQLLYSGAAGLALSRSLKQLPSGRAFGIVGSLLFFHQIAIVKDLGCSDWRIAYTTQLKALWPPLFWPLLICLLICTGVTWFMVWLVIRIDRRLIIPAGHRIEALVESEEFSRAVIHIAPIALCVLRRQDGQVVLENQLSQQWLGPGSERKNLCHDWICRGFDHQEQNNTDELQISDGRHLSLSFAATRYKREDVLICAFSDISTRIQTEVTLEQARQLADAANQAKTLFLATMSHEIRTPLYGVLGTLELLARTQLSAQQTNYISAIEGSSANLLHLICDVLDVSRIEAGQLSLELVRFSPLQLIEEVIQSYVGAAHGNGLQLFACVDPSLPDWVKGDVVRIRQILNNLLNNALKFTSSGRITLRVKLDSRDDERAMLHWQVADTGKGISHEDQQQIFEPFYQGDGHTNVVNGAGLGLSICKRLMHLMNGSMRVVSEPGLGSSFTLCLALEQLSEVEGDSFFSELCAEVVYVVSPVRELAESVCGWLRRWGARAQIATSAAYEHEGGAVLVEVHPGRVEKQLQPQWTGPLVIAASDEHDACHIDHPHRMVSLSRLSALHRAVGEAQGQRGEQELSQESVQATFNLEMQILVVENNLINQLILYDQLEALGCEVEWANSGLEALEACRVSQFDLILTDLNMPHMNGYELSAKLRELGCSVPIIGFTANAMRDESERWLAVGMSHCLVKPFSLRTLYTCLQPYRRSKV; via the coding sequence ATGAAACTAAGCCAGTTCATCCGTCCACTCGACCCCTCTTTTTCCACGCCCAAAGCTGCGCGAATGCTCCTCCATATGTTCGCGCTGGCTTTGGTGTTGGGCACGTATGCTGGGGGCTACAGCTATCTTCGTGCGTCGCTTGATGAGGGGATTTCTTCACGTCGCAGCAACATGAACGATGCGATCTCCGATGCTCAAAATTTCTTCATCGCGCGCCAGACACTAATCAAAAGCGTAGGGCTCGCGGCAGTGCGCAACAATACACAGCCGCTCGCGAACGCCAATGAAGTTCCAGGAGAGGAAACGCACATTATCCTCGGTGAACAAGGTGGCGATACCTGGAGCCTGTGGCTTACGTACCGCTTGATGTCTTATCTGCGCACCGAAAAAGTCAATTTGCTCTACGTTTCAACCAGTGCCCCAGCGAAAGTCATTCGATTGTTTGATGCTTACGATATTGCCGAACAGCCCGCGGTACTTTCTCGTAACGTGCTGAACTCGCTGGCCAGCAGTGAGAAAAGCCAAGATGTGTGGGTCACGGATCAGCAGAATCCGGACGCGGGCCTCTATGTATTCTCACGTCTTGACGAGCGCGACCCAGCGTCCGGCTGGCTTGGTTTGGAGGTTGGAAAGCAGGACTTGCTCAAAGCGCTGCGCCGCGAGGATGCGGGAGATTTTCTGCTTCTGGATGCCAATAACCAATTGCTCTATTCCGGCGCCGCTGGCCTGGCGCTGTCAAGGTCTTTGAAGCAACTGCCCAGCGGGCGTGCTTTTGGCATCGTGGGTAGTCTGTTGTTTTTCCATCAAATAGCGATTGTCAAAGACCTTGGTTGTTCGGATTGGCGAATAGCGTATACGACGCAACTCAAAGCGTTATGGCCGCCTTTGTTCTGGCCCTTACTCATCTGTTTGCTCATTTGCACGGGCGTGACCTGGTTTATGGTGTGGCTGGTAATTCGGATTGATCGCAGACTTATTATCCCGGCCGGTCACCGCATCGAAGCCTTGGTGGAAAGTGAGGAGTTCAGCCGCGCGGTGATTCATATCGCACCTATCGCGCTATGTGTTCTGCGCCGTCAGGATGGCCAAGTAGTACTCGAAAATCAGTTGTCGCAGCAATGGTTGGGGCCAGGAAGCGAACGCAAGAATCTATGCCATGACTGGATATGTAGAGGGTTCGACCACCAGGAACAAAACAACACCGACGAGCTGCAGATAAGCGATGGACGCCATCTCAGCTTGAGCTTCGCTGCCACACGCTACAAGCGTGAGGACGTTCTTATCTGCGCGTTCAGCGATATCAGTACGCGCATACAGACGGAAGTCACTCTCGAGCAGGCTCGACAACTGGCCGATGCCGCAAACCAAGCCAAGACCCTGTTCTTGGCGACAATGAGTCATGAGATCCGCACGCCGCTTTACGGGGTGCTTGGGACCTTGGAGTTATTGGCCCGCACCCAACTCAGCGCCCAACAAACCAACTACATCAGCGCGATAGAGGGGTCTTCCGCAAACCTCTTGCACTTGATTTGCGATGTGCTTGATGTGTCAAGGATCGAGGCGGGGCAATTGTCACTGGAGTTGGTACGGTTCTCGCCACTTCAATTGATTGAAGAGGTGATTCAGAGCTACGTCGGCGCCGCACATGGTAATGGGCTGCAACTTTTCGCCTGCGTCGACCCAAGTCTGCCGGACTGGGTGAAAGGGGATGTGGTGCGCATTCGGCAGATACTCAATAACTTACTCAACAATGCGCTCAAGTTTACCAGCAGCGGTCGGATTACCTTGCGTGTGAAGTTGGACAGCCGCGACGACGAACGCGCCATGCTTCACTGGCAGGTCGCGGACACCGGAAAAGGCATCTCTCATGAGGACCAGCAGCAAATATTTGAGCCGTTCTACCAGGGCGATGGCCATACCAATGTGGTAAACGGTGCTGGCTTGGGGCTTTCGATTTGCAAACGCCTCATGCATTTGATGAACGGTAGCATGCGCGTCGTCAGCGAGCCCGGTCTGGGTAGCAGCTTCACGTTGTGTTTGGCACTTGAGCAGTTGAGCGAAGTTGAAGGCGATAGTTTTTTCAGCGAACTGTGCGCCGAGGTGGTCTACGTGGTGTCGCCGGTTCGCGAACTGGCCGAAAGCGTCTGCGGCTGGTTGCGCCGCTGGGGCGCGCGAGCGCAGATAGCTACGTCGGCTGCTTATGAACATGAAGGCGGCGCGGTACTGGTCGAAGTTCACCCAGGGCGAGTCGAAAAGCAGCTCCAGCCACAGTGGACCGGCCCGCTGGTGATAGCGGCAAGCGACGAGCACGATGCGTGTCATATTGATCACCCCCATCGCATGGTCAGCCTTAGCCGATTGTCGGCCCTGCACCGTGCAGTCGGCGAGGCTCAAGGCCAGAGAGGGGAACAGGAGCTGTCTCAGGAGTCAGTCCAAGCGACGTTCAATCTTGAGATGCAAATACTTGTAGTGGAAAACAACCTCATCAACCAATTAATACTGTACGACCAGCTTGAGGCGCTCGGGTGCGAGGTCGAGTGGGCTAACAGTGGTCTGGAAGCACTTGAAGCCTGCCGTGTCTCGCAGTTTGATTTGATTCTGACTGATCTGAATATGCCCCATATGAATGGGTATGAGCTAAGCGCCAAACTGCGTGAGCTGGGATGTTCAGTGCCGATCATTGGGTTTACAGCCAATGCGATGCGCGATGAAAGCGAACGTTGGCTTGCCGTGGGCATGAGTCATTGCCTGGTCAAACCTTTCTCCTTGCGCACGCTGTATACCTGTTTGCAACCCTATCGACGGAGCAAGGTTTGA
- a CDS encoding IS3 family transposase (programmed frameshift) → MTKQRRTFSAEFKREAADLVLKQNYSFIEASRSLSVGESPLRRWVDQLQQERTGVTPQSKALTPEQQKIQELEARIARLEREKSIFKKGYRALDVGRSRAYALINQLSVHEPVDCLCEAFEVARSGYYAHRLRRRTPDVERLRLRSRVSELFTQGRSAPGSRGITLMMQEEGEQIGRFKVRRLMRELELVSKQPGSHAYKKATVERPDIPNILNREFVVEAPNQVWCADITYIWAQGKWHYLAVVMDLYARRVVGWALSEKPDADLVIKALDVAYEQRGKPQGLLFLSGQGSQYGSRNFRQRLWRYRMRQSMSRRGNCWDNAPMERVFRSLKTEWIPTTGYMTGHQAQRDISQYLMHHYNWIRPHQFNDGSAPAKTEEKLKTVSGMS, encoded by the exons ATGACCAAACAACGCCGTACCTTTTCCGCAGAATTCAAACGCGAGGCTGCCGACCTCGTGCTCAAGCAAAACTACAGCTTCATCGAAGCCAGTCGTTCACTGAGTGTTGGTGAGTCGCCGCTGCGCCGCTGGGTCGACCAGCTTCAGCAAGAGCGCACCGGCGTCACGCCCCAGAGCAAGGCCCTGACACCAGAGCAGCAAAAAATCCAGGAGTTGGAAGCTCGGATTGCTCGCCTCGAGCGCGAGAAATCAATAT TTAAAAAAGGCTACCGCGCTCTTGATGTCGGAAGATCTCGAGCGTACGCGCTGATCAATCAGCTAAGCGTCCATGAGCCTGTTGACTGCTTGTGCGAGGCGTTTGAGGTCGCTCGTTCGGGGTACTACGCGCATCGTCTAAGGCGGCGAACACCAGATGTTGAGCGGCTAAGGCTGCGTAGCCGAGTGAGCGAGTTGTTCACCCAGGGCCGAAGTGCTCCCGGCAGTCGAGGCATCACGTTGATGATGCAAGAAGAAGGTGAGCAAATTGGACGGTTTAAGGTACGCAGGCTGATGCGTGAGCTGGAGTTGGTCAGCAAGCAGCCAGGATCACACGCCTATAAAAAGGCGACAGTCGAGCGGCCGGATATCCCAAATATATTGAACCGCGAATTTGTTGTCGAAGCGCCCAACCAGGTCTGGTGCGCCGACATCACCTACATCTGGGCGCAGGGGAAATGGCACTACCTTGCGGTTGTCATGGATCTTTACGCTCGCCGAGTGGTGGGCTGGGCGTTATCAGAAAAGCCGGATGCAGACTTGGTGATCAAGGCGTTGGACGTGGCTTACGAGCAGCGTGGCAAGCCGCAAGGCCTGCTATTTCTCTCAGGCCAGGGATCGCAATATGGCAGCCGCAACTTTCGCCAGCGGCTGTGGCGTTATCGCATGCGTCAGAGTATGAGCCGCCGAGGAAACTGCTGGGATAATGCGCCGATGGAGCGGGTTTTTCGCAGCTTGAAAACAGAGTGGATACCAACCACTGGCTACATGACCGGCCACCAGGCTCAGAGAGACATTAGCCAGTACCTGATGCATCACTACAACTGGATTCGACCTCATCAATTTAACGATGGATCGGCCCCAGCGAAAACGGAAGAAAAACTCAAAACCGTGTCCGGGATGAGTTGA